The genomic window TACGGTCACTGTGATGTCTTGCTCCGCACCAGGTGCCATTTTCAAATCAAAATAACTTAGATTTTCACCAATTTGATTCTCAGGAATATCTGCTTTGACAGAGTAATTCATATCATCTGCTAAAGCGTTTTGTCCACCCAATAAAGTCAAGCCTACAGTTGCTAAAAGTAAAAGGTATTTTCTCATGTATTCCTATCATTCCTTTATTTTTATTTTACGTCAGCACGAATTATGGTGCACTGACTAAGTTCCATTCAATGGTACTCGTATAGTCCACACCATTTTCAGCAGAACCTGCTGGGACTTTCAATGTTACGTCTGATGCTGCATATTTATCTACCCATGTACCTTGTCCTGAATCAGGTGCTGCTGTCATCACGTCAACGGCTGTACTACTTCCATCTAATACTACATCGCTAACTGTTGGTGCAGCAGAGTTATTTCCAGTAGTTGTTACAGTAGTACCGTTGTTTAATGACAACTCTGTACCACGTAACACAACGTTTTGTGCATCTGCGTCTTGTCCTGTAAATGGTGAAGCTGTCGCTGACAATCTCCATCCAGCTTTTTTATCTCCACGAGTATCTGTTACTTGGATACGTGGTGTTGTATTTTTTGCTTCATAAACTGCATTAGCACCTGAGATTTTTTGCTCACCAAATGAAAGATTTGAAACGTAGTCAATTGATAATGGCCCTACTTCTCCAGTACCACCATTTCCTGGATCTTCAGGATCGGTACCTGGATCTGGATTATCTGGATTATCTGGATCTACTGGCGGAGTAACACCGTCTCCTGGCAAGAATTTAATTGTTGCATTAGAAGTAGCATTTGAGTCTGTGGCATCTGCAAATGCACTCACTCCTGTAGTTGCAATTCCTCCTAATGATAAAAGTAAAGCTGAATATAGAGCGATTTTATTTTTCATGTAGTTTTCCTCCGATAATTTGAATTCTTTTCATAAAAGTATATAGCGCACCGCTTACTAGCAGTACTCCTAACCAAAACATTGAAACATGACTGATTGTATTTGTTTTAGGTAATGTTCCTTGAGACATTTTTCCTCCAGAAACAGAACCGTCGTCACCTGGTATTTCAATGTTAGGCTGTGATTGGTTGATATCCCCCGAACTCCAACTTCCATCGTAGCCGTTAAAGTAAATCCCCGCATGGGAAGTATGCGCACTTGACGCTGCTTCCACAGTGCCTCCTACCATAAACAAGCTACATACGAAGAATAAAGTGAGTAAGAACTTTTTTTTCTTTTTCATCTTCTCCCTTCCTCCTATATTTACTTGATGATTCAACGGGTAAAATAATTCGTTAAATCTATCAGTTATCACAAGCAACTTTTTGTTACAACTTG from Enterococcus sp. DIV1094 includes these protein-coding regions:
- a CDS encoding WxL domain-containing protein, translating into MKNKIALYSALLLSLGGIATTGVSAFADATDSNATSNATIKFLPGDGVTPPVDPDNPDNPDPGTDPEDPGNGGTGEVGPLSIDYVSNLSFGEQKISGANAVYEAKNTTPRIQVTDTRGDKKAGWRLSATASPFTGQDADAQNVVLRGTELSLNNGTTVTTTGNNSAAPTVSDVVLDGSSTAVDVMTAAPDSGQGTWVDKYAASDVTLKVPAGSAENGVDYTSTIEWNLVSAP
- a CDS encoding LPXTG cell wall anchor domain-containing protein, with amino-acid sequence MKKKKKFLLTLFFVCSLFMVGGTVEAASSAHTSHAGIYFNGYDGSWSSGDINQSQPNIEIPGDDGSVSGGKMSQGTLPKTNTISHVSMFWLGVLLVSGALYTFMKRIQIIGGKLHEK